A window of the Gossypium hirsutum isolate 1008001.06 chromosome A05, Gossypium_hirsutum_v2.1, whole genome shotgun sequence genome harbors these coding sequences:
- the LOC121229403 gene encoding glutaredoxin-C9 has translation MQEAIPYKSYMAATAGGRSRLHNFLEGAGNGGEHRLVANGCENSVTKLVVENAVIVFGRRGCCMCHVVNRLLLGLGVNPVVCEVNEEKEEAVLHELSVINGGGVQFPAVFVGGKLFGGLDRVMSTHITGELVPILKEAGALWL, from the coding sequence ATGCAAGAAGCAATCCCTTATAAATCATACATGGCTGCCACCGCCGGTGGCCGTTCGCGGCTTCACAATTTTCTCGAAGGCGCCGGTAATGGCGGGGAACATCGACTCGTTGCCAACGGCTGTGAAAACAGTGTAACGAAATTGGTTGTGGAGAATGCGGTGATAGTATTCGGTAGACGTGGTTGCTGCATGTGCCATGTCGTGAACAGGTTGCTACTGGGGCTCGGAGTGAATCCGGTGGTTTGTGAAGTGAACGAAGAGAAGGAAGAGGCGGTGCTCCATGAACTGTCAGTAATAAACGGGGGTGGAGTTCAGTTCCCGGCTGTTTTCGTGGGAGGGAAGTTGTTCGGCGGTTTGGATAGGGTCATGTCTACGCATATCACAGGTGAATTGGTGCCTATTCTGAAAGAAGCGGGGGCTTTATGGCTATGA
- the LOC121229404 gene encoding NAC domain-containing protein 73 yields MTWCNNPDDDARAIKLVATATKETSLAVAATSAASYTKIHEIQTIICPSCGFNIPYQDQTGIHDLPGLPAGVKFDPTDQEILEHLEAKVISDLRKLHPLLDEFIPTLEGENGICYTHPEKLPGVSKDGQIRHFFHRPSKAYTTGTRKRRKVHTDEEGSETRWHKTGKTRAVSVGGAVKGFKKILVLYTNYGRQRKPEKTNWVMHQYHLGNNEEEKDGELVISKVFYQTQPRQCGPSSVKYTLDRKLKTRSRLHQNPNPMAKSSGSRGLVEYNNPPFIPYDDGSHHNRESPPQLIPNLVVQGDGSSFIRLTSDTSKGRVERK; encoded by the exons ATGACATGGTGCAATAACCCAGATGATGATGCTAGAGCTATAAAGTTAGTTGCAACAGCCACTAAAGAAACCTCTCTCGCCGTCGCTGCCACCTCAGCCGCTTCCTACACCAAAATCCATGAAATCCAAACCATTATTTGCCCTTCATGTGGTTTTAACATACCCTACCAAGATCAG ACGGGAATTCATGATTTGCCAGGGTTACCAGCCGGAGTGAAGTTTGATCCAACTGACCAAGAAATTTTAGAGCATTTAGAGGCCAAAGTAATATCTGATCTGCGCAAGCTTCATCCGTTGCTTGATGAGTTTATTCCAACACTGGAAGGAGAAAATGGGATATGCTATACTCATCCAGAGAAGTTGCCGG GTGTAAGCAAAGATGGCCAAATTAGACACTTCTTCCATCGACCCTCCAAGGCGTACACAACCGGGACAAGGAAGAGAAGAAAAGTTCACACGGATGAAGAGGGAAGCGAAACAAGGTGGCATAAAACAGGCAAGACCCGAGCAGTTTCGGTTGGTGGGGCAGTGAAGGGATTCAAAAAGATCTTAGTGCTCTACACTAACTATGGCAGGCAAAGGAAGCCTGAGAAGACTAACTGGGTGATGCATCAATATCACCTCGGCAACAatgaagaagagaaagatggagaGTTAGTGATTTCCAAAGTTTTTTACCAAACTCAACCGAGACAATGCGGTCCCAGTAGTGTCAAGTATACGCTCGACCGAAAGCTTAAAACCCGAAGCCGGCTGCACCAAAATCCTAATCCTATGGCTAAGAGCAGTGGCAGCCGGGGTCTTGTTGAGTATAACAATCCACCTTTTATTCCATACGATGATGGGAGTCACCATAATAGGGAAAGCCCACCTCAGCTCATCCCAAATTTGGTTGTTCAAGGTGATGGATCCTCGTTTATTCGATTAACCTCTGATACAAGCAAAGGGAGAGTTGAAAGAAAATAG
- the LOC121229405 gene encoding phytosulfokine receptor 1 codes for MTQTDDIAYDSILVLLSISLFILGIVLIIIICRKKPQKPDQKQLELPAKFCASSYQLTDIDAATDGFNPRRIVGKGRLGTVFAAISPSGELVAVKRIHPRLVLSNAGFGFDSIIKTLSLAQHPNVVPIIGYSQAPGERIIVMEFVGMVNLDFYLHENSDGASLLDWNRRLRVAAGVARGIEYLHQGMAPNIVHGALKASNILLDVKFVAKLCDYGLSFLAPKEMTGLVGHVDDEYWAEKGGGACKESDVYGFGVVLLELLTGRRSEQGLLVRWALPLIKAKRFSELLDPRLVIPSDIKPLLRLAKVASACVGNYRKDRPSISQVASILNNLEIEVCH; via the coding sequence ATGACCCAAACCGACGATATTGCTTACGATTCGATTTTGGttcttctctccatctctcttttcATTCTTGGTATCgtcctcatcatcatcatctgcaGGAAGAAACCACAAAAGCCCGATCAGAAACAATTAGAGCTCCCCGCCAAGTTTTGTGCCAGCTCCTATCAGTTAACCGACATAGATGCAGCGACAGATGGCTTTAACCCTAGAAGGATCGTCGGGAAAGGCCGCTTAGGTACTGTTTTTGCAGCCATATCGCCTAGCGGGGAGCTCGTTGCGGTGAAAAGGATACATCCACGGCTTGTATTAAGCAATGCTGGATTCGGGTTTGATTCGATAATAAAAACACTTTCTTTGGCTCAGCATCCTAACGTAGTCCCAATCATAGGGTATTCACAAGCGCCGGGTGAGAGAATCATCGTGATGGAGTTTGTCGGCATGGtgaatttggatttttatttGCATGAAAACTCCGATGGTGCTTCGTTGTTAGATTGGAACCGGCGTTTGAGGGTTGCTGCCGGGGTGGCCAGGGGGATCGAGTATTTGCATCAAGGGATGGCGCCCAATATAGTACACGGTGCATTAAAGGCGTCGAATATATTATTAGATGTGAAATTTGTTGCAAAGTTATGTGATTACGGGCTATCGTTTTTGGCACCCAAAGAGATGACGGGGCTTGTGGGGCATGTAGATGACGAGTATTGGGCTGAAAAGGGAGGTGGTGCTTGCAAGGAAAGCGATGTTTATGGCTTTGGGGTGGTGTTGTTGGAACTTTTGACGGGGAGGAGAAGTGAACAAGGGTTGCTTGTGAGATGGGCATTGCCATTGATCAAAGCCAAAAGGTTTAGTGAACTTTTGGACCCCAGACTCGTAATTCCCTCTGATATAAAACCTCTTCTTAGACTGGCAAAAGTTGCTTCAGCTTGTGTTGGTAATTACAGAAAAGACAGGCCTTCCATTTCTCAAGTGGCATCCATTTTGAACAATCTGGAGATTGAGGTCTGTCATTAA